The proteins below are encoded in one region of Effusibacillus dendaii:
- a CDS encoding RsmF rRNA methyltransferase first C-terminal domain-containing protein: protein MTNQLPASFIQKMSHLLGEEADAFLTSYQQARLHGLRVNTLKLSANQFAARSPFSVEPVAWCESGFYYDESSRPGKHPYHAAGVYYIQEPSAMAVAEVLQIEPGDRVLDLAAAPGGKATQAGQALQGQGLLVANEIHPARAKILSENIERMGIRNAIVTNEPPDRLAQRFPAFFDKMIVDAPCSGEGMFRKDDTAVEEWSQENVERCALRQDEILRYAAGMLKPGGTMVYSTCTFSPEENEQTILRFLWEHSDYELIPVPQAAYFMPGRTEWAAGTNKADFPLHFCCRLWPHRLRGEGHFLALLRRKTVIGESPLSSGTRTQKKNKQPKARPDTTVAWRLFQQFSAEHLRIEMPPAGFERLFLFGDQLYLLPESVPNLEKVKVIRPGWHLGTVKKDRFEPSHALALSLRAEEVRRTYDLDSRQPDDRAFIETYLHGDTLPYEGDPGWVLVTVDRFPLGWGKASGGQLKNHYPKGLRIP, encoded by the coding sequence ATGACCAATCAATTACCTGCATCGTTTATACAAAAAATGTCCCATTTATTGGGTGAAGAAGCAGATGCGTTTCTCACCAGCTATCAGCAGGCCCGCCTGCACGGGTTGCGCGTGAACACGCTGAAACTGTCTGCCAACCAATTTGCCGCCCGCTCCCCTTTTTCCGTCGAACCCGTAGCTTGGTGTGAAAGCGGTTTTTATTATGATGAATCGTCTCGCCCCGGCAAACACCCGTACCATGCGGCAGGCGTCTATTACATACAGGAACCGAGCGCCATGGCGGTTGCAGAAGTGCTGCAGATCGAACCGGGCGACAGGGTGCTGGACTTGGCGGCAGCCCCGGGCGGCAAAGCGACGCAAGCAGGACAAGCCTTGCAGGGACAAGGTTTGCTTGTCGCTAACGAAATTCACCCCGCACGGGCCAAAATTTTATCGGAAAATATCGAGAGAATGGGAATTCGCAATGCGATTGTGACCAACGAGCCGCCTGATCGGCTGGCCCAGCGATTTCCCGCTTTTTTTGACAAAATGATTGTGGATGCCCCCTGTTCCGGAGAAGGAATGTTTCGCAAAGACGATACGGCGGTCGAAGAGTGGTCGCAGGAAAACGTGGAACGATGCGCGCTCCGACAGGATGAAATCCTTCGCTATGCGGCTGGCATGCTCAAACCTGGAGGAACGATGGTATATTCCACCTGCACGTTTTCACCGGAAGAGAATGAGCAGACAATCCTGCGTTTCTTGTGGGAGCATTCCGATTACGAACTGATTCCGGTGCCGCAGGCAGCCTATTTTATGCCCGGACGGACGGAGTGGGCTGCAGGGACGAACAAGGCCGATTTCCCCCTGCATTTCTGCTGCCGCTTGTGGCCGCACCGCTTGCGGGGAGAAGGCCACTTCCTGGCATTGTTGCGACGAAAGACGGTGATCGGTGAGTCGCCCCTTTCAAGCGGAACCAGAACTCAGAAGAAAAACAAACAGCCGAAAGCCCGTCCTGATACAACTGTCGCTTGGCGCCTGTTTCAACAGTTTTCCGCTGAACATTTGCGCATCGAAATGCCGCCTGCAGGTTTCGAGCGGCTGTTTCTGTTTGGTGACCAGTTGTATTTGCTGCCCGAATCGGTGCCCAATTTGGAAAAGGTAAAAGTGATCCGGCCCGGCTGGCATTTAGGGACCGTCAAAAAAGACCGGTTTGAACCGTCACACGCCCTTGCCCTGTCGCTGCGGGCAGAAGAAGTCCGCCGTACATACGATCTTGACAGCCGCCAGCCGGATGATCGCGCCTTTATCGAAACTTATCTGCACGGTGATACGCTTCCCTATGAGGGGGATCCTGGTTGGGTGCTGGTAACCGTCGACCGCTTCCCGTTAGGATGGGGCAAAGCGAGCGGCGGACAACTGAAAAACCATTATCCAAAAGGGCTTCGCATACCGTAA
- a CDS encoding ABC transporter substrate-binding protein, giving the protein MKWKSFAGLVLAGILLFSVGCGGTKQTSNTPSDSNPAANSTKVRVSEVIRSVFYAPQYVALQKGFFKEQGLDVELTTAWGGDKVMTALLSDQTDIGLVGAETTIFVNQQGSPDPVVNFAQVTQRDGSFLVARQKIDKFDWSLLKGKSLIGSRSGSMPEMVSEFVQRKHQINPKTDNQIIQNISFDTQTSAFASGTGDFYQAFEPAASILEKQGQGYVVAYFGEDSGKLPYTVFMAKQTYMQKNAETIQKFTNAVQKAQNWIQSASGAEIADMIAAYFPDVRKDILTMVADRYKKADAWAKDPIIDKEEWDNLQTIIQQAGELKAAAPYDKLVNTTFAEKAKQLVK; this is encoded by the coding sequence ATGAAATGGAAGTCCTTTGCCGGACTGGTTTTGGCCGGTATCCTGTTGTTCTCGGTCGGCTGCGGCGGCACCAAACAGACGTCAAATACACCATCGGACAGTAACCCTGCAGCCAATTCGACAAAAGTTCGAGTGAGCGAAGTGATCCGTTCCGTTTTTTACGCACCGCAGTATGTGGCATTGCAGAAAGGGTTTTTTAAGGAACAGGGACTGGATGTTGAACTGACCACCGCGTGGGGCGGTGACAAAGTGATGACCGCCCTGTTGTCCGATCAGACAGACATCGGGTTGGTCGGTGCGGAGACCACCATCTTTGTCAACCAGCAGGGGTCGCCCGATCCGGTCGTCAATTTTGCGCAAGTCACGCAACGAGACGGCTCCTTCCTGGTAGCCCGCCAGAAAATCGACAAATTTGACTGGTCGCTGCTAAAAGGCAAATCCCTGATTGGCTCACGTTCCGGTTCGATGCCGGAAATGGTAAGTGAATTCGTGCAGCGTAAACATCAGATCAACCCTAAAACAGATAACCAGATCATTCAAAACATCTCGTTTGACACGCAAACCAGTGCTTTTGCTTCCGGCACGGGCGATTTTTATCAAGCGTTCGAACCGGCCGCCTCGATCCTGGAGAAACAGGGGCAGGGATATGTAGTGGCCTATTTTGGCGAAGACAGCGGCAAGCTTCCCTATACCGTGTTTATGGCAAAACAAACCTATATGCAAAAAAATGCGGAAACGATCCAGAAGTTTACAAACGCCGTCCAGAAAGCACAAAACTGGATTCAAAGCGCAAGCGGCGCTGAAATTGCAGACATGATCGCCGCCTATTTCCCTGATGTCAGAAAGGACATTTTGACCATGGTGGCAGACCGCTACAAAAAAGCGGATGCCTGGGCAAAAGACCCGATCATCGACAAAGAAGAATGGGATAATCTGCAGACGATTATCCAGCAGGCAGGCGAACTGAAAGCTGCTGCCCCTTACGATAAACTGGTCAATACCACATTCGCGGAAAAGGCGAAACAACTGGTGAAGTAA
- a CDS encoding cytochrome C assembly family protein produces MNGSVLLYDLMTFIYAISVFLYFIDFIQPNRKVNRTALVLLLGVWVIQTVFFVLRMMELNYVPVLTTFETMIYFSWVLILFSLVINFFYKIDLFTFFTNVIGFAVVAFVTFSDKGAAQLSASLQGDLLILHVTMALLSYACFLLATIFSIMYLIQEKLLKEKRWNDLFRRLPALDQLEQFSYRLIVFGFPLLLIAVILGAIWYNARFNSVLILDPKPVVSLALLILYGIYLYLRVSAGWLGRKLAWINISAFVGVIVNYLVVGQFFSHFHNW; encoded by the coding sequence GTGAACGGAAGTGTCCTTTTGTATGATCTGATGACGTTTATTTATGCAATTTCGGTATTTTTGTATTTCATTGATTTTATTCAGCCAAACCGGAAAGTGAACCGTACAGCCCTTGTGCTGCTGCTCGGCGTGTGGGTAATTCAGACGGTCTTCTTTGTGCTTCGCATGATGGAGCTTAATTACGTGCCGGTGTTGACCACGTTTGAAACGATGATTTACTTCTCGTGGGTGTTGATCCTATTCTCGCTGGTGATTAACTTTTTTTATAAAATCGATCTGTTTACATTCTTCACAAATGTAATCGGGTTTGCCGTTGTAGCGTTTGTCACGTTCAGCGATAAAGGGGCAGCGCAACTGTCAGCCTCCTTGCAGGGAGATTTGCTGATTCTGCATGTTACAATGGCATTGTTAAGCTATGCCTGCTTCCTGCTGGCGACCATTTTTTCGATTATGTATTTGATTCAGGAAAAGTTGCTGAAAGAAAAAAGATGGAACGACCTGTTTCGCCGTTTGCCGGCACTTGATCAACTCGAGCAGTTTTCCTATCGGCTGATCGTATTTGGCTTTCCGTTGCTTTTGATCGCTGTGATCCTGGGGGCGATCTGGTATAACGCCCGTTTTAACTCGGTGTTGATTCTCGATCCGAAACCGGTTGTATCGCTTGCTCTGTTGATCCTGTACGGGATTTACCTGTATTTGCGCGTTTCGGCCGGGTGGTTGGGCAGAAAACTGGCGTGGATCAACATTTCGGCGTTTGTGGGTGTGATCGTGAATTATCTGGTAGTCGGTCAGTTTTTCTCGCATTTCCATAATTGGTAA
- a CDS encoding precorrin-2 dehydrogenase/sirohydrochlorin ferrochelatase family protein, which produces MGKNWFGAFLDMSGQLCVVIGGGQVAERRVQSVLVRNAKVRVVSPNLTEKLTVLAERGQIEHIHRSFQPGDTRGAFLTIAATNSSSVNRQAITEARSEGRLANGVHAADEGNLLFPAVLERGPLQVAITTSGLGPALARLIREELESYFGDEYGTYLDKLASVRERLLQTIDEEPIRTEILRQIVRSDVRELLRERNAAEADRIIQLIIEGREKQ; this is translated from the coding sequence ATGGGAAAAAATTGGTTTGGTGCCTTCCTCGATATGTCCGGGCAGCTTTGTGTAGTGATAGGCGGCGGTCAAGTGGCGGAACGGCGCGTGCAATCTGTCCTCGTCCGCAACGCGAAGGTGAGGGTAGTTTCTCCCAATTTGACGGAAAAATTAACCGTGTTGGCAGAACGAGGGCAGATTGAACATATCCACCGTTCCTTTCAACCGGGGGATACACGGGGTGCGTTTCTGACAATTGCAGCCACCAATTCGTCCTCTGTGAATCGACAAGCGATCACAGAGGCGAGATCGGAGGGACGGTTGGCAAATGGGGTTCATGCGGCGGACGAGGGAAATCTCCTGTTTCCGGCCGTTCTGGAAAGAGGTCCGCTGCAGGTGGCGATTACCACCTCCGGGTTGGGGCCGGCGCTGGCTCGCCTGATTCGGGAGGAGTTGGAATCCTATTTTGGCGATGAATATGGAACGTATTTGGATAAATTGGCTTCTGTTCGGGAGAGGTTGCTGCAAACGATTGACGAGGAACCAATCCGAACGGAGATACTGCGGCAAATTGTCCGGTCTGATGTACGGGAATTGTTGCGCGAGAGGAATGCGGCGGAAGCGGACCGCATCATTCAATTGATCATCGAGGGGCGGGAAAAGCAATGA
- the hemC gene encoding hydroxymethylbilane synthase, producing the protein MRHLIVGTRQSSLALTQTNWVCSQLAEFDPDVKIETEHIVTRGDRILNVTLSKVGGKGLFVKEIEQALFDKKIDFAVHSMKDMPAVIPPGLVIAAVPEREDPRDVLVSRDGRNFTELPKGAKIGTSSLRRSAQLQAARPDLEIVPLRGNIDTRLRKLEEDGLDAIVLAAAGLSRMGWLNRATERLSVDICIPAVGQGALAIQCREDDQEVIDFLAQMDHPVTRLEVTAERAFLDRMNGGCQVPIGGYAEQMDDWLSLRGFVGLPDGSVLLKEFAEGKQPRELGIQVAEKLIEKGAREILDMFGEEQNS; encoded by the coding sequence ATGAGGCATTTGATCGTGGGTACAAGACAAAGTTCCCTGGCACTGACACAGACAAATTGGGTATGTTCGCAGTTGGCCGAATTCGATCCGGATGTAAAAATCGAGACCGAACATATCGTGACTCGAGGCGACCGGATTTTGAACGTGACATTGTCAAAAGTAGGCGGCAAGGGGCTTTTCGTAAAAGAGATCGAACAGGCCCTGTTTGACAAAAAAATCGATTTTGCCGTCCACAGCATGAAGGACATGCCCGCAGTCATCCCGCCGGGATTGGTGATTGCAGCGGTGCCGGAGCGGGAAGATCCACGTGACGTGCTGGTTAGCCGCGACGGCCGGAATTTTACGGAACTGCCGAAGGGAGCCAAAATCGGCACCAGTTCGCTGCGGCGGTCTGCGCAGCTGCAGGCAGCCAGACCTGATCTCGAAATCGTACCCCTGCGGGGAAACATCGATACCCGTCTGCGAAAGTTGGAGGAAGATGGGCTGGATGCGATTGTGCTGGCAGCCGCTGGACTATCCCGGATGGGATGGCTGAACCGGGCGACGGAACGGCTTTCGGTCGACATTTGCATTCCGGCGGTTGGCCAGGGAGCGTTGGCGATCCAATGCCGGGAAGATGATCAGGAAGTGATCGACTTTTTGGCACAGATGGACCACCCTGTGACCCGCCTGGAAGTGACGGCGGAACGAGCATTTCTGGACCGGATGAACGGGGGCTGTCAGGTGCCGATCGGAGGTTACGCGGAACAAATGGACGATTGGTTGTCTTTGCGGGGCTTTGTTGGTTTGCCGGACGGTTCCGTCCTGTTAAAAGAGTTTGCGGAAGGCAAACAGCCGCGTGAATTGGGCATCCAGGTGGCAGAAAAATTGATCGAAAAAGGGGCTCGCGAGATTCTGGATATGTTTGGCGAGGAGCAAAATTCGTAA
- the cobA gene encoding uroporphyrinogen-III C-methyltransferase, with product MAGGKVYLVGAGPGDPNLITVKGLQAIQAADVIVYDRLVSPRLLAMAPAEAERIDVGKSPAAAKIPQEQINLLLAEKAKQGKTVVRLKGGDPAVFGRVGEEMATLAEHGVEYEVIPGISSAIGVPIHAGIPVTYRGIAASFAVVTAHDAADDDHSGIHWEQLAMAADTLIFLMGVGRLSAIAERLMRYGRSPETPAALIRWGTWAEQETIAGTLADIAERAAQANFQNPAIIVVGNVVRLRDKLAWMEKKPLFGKRVLVTRARSQAGELASKIEQLGGEVYEFPVIRLAPPTDWQPVDQALSRLESFDWLIFTSVNGVEFFFGRMRETAIDIRRLRGKIAAVGSVTEQALRQRGIIPDLMPDQFIADELLTVMQNKLRPGDRILLPTADIARKTLPDGLRQLGGEVTEIDVYQNQAVADDAEAVAEMLANGRIDVLTFTSSSTVKNFVKAMQGQDLPKLLARVQVASIGPVTTETAAKLGVRVDVQAEPHTIDGLVEAIVNGFRWA from the coding sequence ATGGCTGGCGGCAAGGTCTATCTGGTCGGCGCCGGGCCCGGCGACCCGAATCTGATTACCGTTAAAGGATTGCAGGCGATTCAGGCGGCCGATGTGATCGTTTATGATCGGCTGGTATCACCCCGCTTGCTGGCAATGGCTCCTGCCGAAGCGGAACGGATTGATGTGGGAAAGTCGCCTGCTGCCGCAAAAATTCCGCAGGAACAGATCAACCTGCTTTTGGCGGAAAAGGCGAAGCAGGGTAAGACAGTGGTCCGCTTAAAAGGGGGCGACCCGGCCGTTTTCGGGCGTGTTGGCGAGGAAATGGCGACACTGGCGGAACACGGTGTAGAATATGAGGTAATCCCCGGTATCTCTTCCGCGATCGGCGTGCCGATCCATGCGGGAATTCCGGTTACATATCGTGGCATAGCCGCTTCTTTTGCTGTAGTAACGGCGCATGACGCTGCGGACGATGATCACTCCGGGATTCATTGGGAGCAGTTGGCAATGGCAGCCGATACGTTGATTTTTCTGATGGGGGTCGGTCGGCTGTCAGCTATTGCCGAACGATTGATGCGGTATGGCCGATCTCCGGAAACGCCGGCAGCCCTGATCCGTTGGGGTACATGGGCGGAACAGGAAACCATTGCGGGAACACTGGCTGACATTGCGGAGCGAGCCGCACAGGCGAATTTTCAAAATCCGGCCATTATCGTGGTAGGGAACGTGGTCCGTTTGCGTGACAAACTGGCCTGGATGGAAAAAAAACCGCTGTTCGGCAAGCGTGTTTTGGTTACCCGAGCACGCTCTCAGGCTGGCGAATTGGCTTCCAAAATCGAGCAATTGGGCGGCGAGGTGTATGAGTTTCCAGTTATTCGTTTGGCGCCGCCAACCGATTGGCAGCCGGTTGATCAGGCGTTAAGCCGTCTGGAATCGTTTGATTGGCTGATCTTTACGTCTGTCAACGGTGTTGAGTTTTTCTTCGGCAGAATGCGGGAAACCGCTATCGATATCCGCCGACTGCGGGGCAAAATAGCGGCGGTGGGATCGGTTACCGAGCAGGCGCTGCGGCAGCGGGGAATAATCCCCGATCTGATGCCCGATCAGTTTATTGCGGATGAGTTGTTGACCGTAATGCAAAACAAACTGCGGCCGGGAGACCGAATTCTGCTGCCGACGGCCGACATCGCAAGGAAAACGCTGCCTGACGGTTTGCGGCAACTGGGGGGCGAAGTGACCGAGATTGACGTATATCAGAACCAGGCTGTGGCGGACGATGCAGAAGCAGTGGCAGAGATGCTGGCAAATGGGCGCATTGATGTCCTGACATTCACCAGCTCTTCCACGGTTAAGAATTTTGTGAAAGCGATGCAGGGGCAGGATTTGCCCAAATTGCTGGCTCGCGTTCAGGTAGCTTCGATTGGTCCTGTGACAACCGAAACGGCTGCCAAATTGGGTGTTCGTGTAGATGTACAGGCAGAGCCGCACACGATCGACGGTTTGGTTGAGGCGATTGTGAATGGTTTTCGCTGGGCTTAG
- the hemB gene encoding porphobilinogen synthase — protein sequence MQLPTGFQRLRRLRRTAGIRSMVREHVLNTKDFIYPLFAAHGTGVKEEIASMPGVYHLSIELLKREVEEISELGIESVLLFGVPAHKDEHSSEAYAEQGIVQQAVRAVKDVNPDMTVITDVCLCAYNPDGHCGIVRDGQIVNDDSLVLLAKTAVSHAHAGADIVAPSDMMDGRIAALRAALDQAGFLDIPIMSYSVKYASAFYGPFRDAAHSAPSFGDRKTYQMDPANSREAMRESMADVEEGADFLMVKPAMAYMDIIRQVRDNFDLPLVAYNVSGEYSMLKAAAQNGWIDERQVVLELLTGFKRAGADLIITYHAKEAAQWLRG from the coding sequence ATGCAACTGCCAACCGGTTTTCAACGGCTCCGCCGTCTGAGAAGAACGGCGGGAATCCGCTCGATGGTACGGGAACATGTATTGAACACCAAAGATTTTATCTATCCGTTGTTTGCGGCACATGGCACCGGTGTCAAGGAAGAGATTGCTTCCATGCCGGGGGTGTACCATCTTTCGATTGAGTTGTTAAAGCGTGAAGTGGAGGAAATCTCAGAATTGGGCATTGAGTCGGTCCTCCTGTTCGGGGTTCCCGCCCATAAGGATGAACACAGTTCGGAAGCGTATGCAGAGCAGGGCATTGTTCAGCAGGCGGTGCGAGCGGTCAAGGACGTCAATCCCGACATGACGGTGATAACAGACGTTTGTCTGTGTGCATACAACCCGGATGGACATTGCGGAATTGTCCGGGACGGGCAAATTGTGAATGACGACTCTCTCGTTTTGTTAGCCAAAACGGCTGTTTCACACGCGCATGCGGGTGCCGACATTGTAGCGCCGTCCGACATGATGGACGGTCGGATTGCCGCATTGCGCGCCGCGCTTGATCAGGCAGGTTTTCTCGATATTCCGATCATGTCCTACTCGGTGAAATATGCATCCGCGTTTTACGGACCGTTCCGGGATGCGGCTCACTCGGCTCCTTCATTTGGCGATCGCAAAACATATCAGATGGACCCGGCCAATTCGCGTGAGGCGATGCGGGAGTCGATGGCTGACGTGGAGGAAGGGGCCGATTTTCTGATGGTGAAACCGGCCATGGCGTATATGGATATTATTCGCCAGGTACGGGACAATTTCGATCTGCCGTTAGTGGCCTATAACGTATCGGGTGAGTATTCGATGCTGAAAGCGGCTGCCCAAAATGGCTGGATAGACGAACGGCAGGTTGTGCTCGAATTGTTGACCGGTTTTAAGCGTGCTGGCGCGGATCTGATTATTACCTACCACGCGAAAGAGGCGGCACAGTGGCTGCGGGGATAA
- the hemL gene encoding glutamate-1-semialdehyde 2,1-aminomutase: protein MHKGYEKSHAAFEEAKKLIPGGVNSPVRAFRAVGGDPIFIDRGEASRVYDIDGNAYIDYVLSWGPLILGHAHPEVTEAIIDFTKKGTSFGAPTLLETEIARLVTEIVPSVEVVRMVNSGTEATMSALRLARSYTKRNKIVKFEGCYHGHADSLLIKAGSGVATLGLPDSPGVPESVAAQTLTVPYNDIESLQLAFEKFGEQIAGVIIEPIAGNMGCILPKPGYLQAVREITAQYGALLIFDEVMTGFRAAYGGAQSLYGITPDLTTLGKVIGGGLPVGAYGGKREIMEMVAPAGPMYQAGTLSGNPLAMIAGYTTLKLLGRPGVYEELAAKSKRLTDGLAEVTRERGIPSYAVYAGGMWGCFFNQQAVVDYETAKRSDLERYAAFFRGMLQRGVYLAPSQLEAGFMSLAHSYADIDHTVEMARQVLADM from the coding sequence ATGCATAAAGGGTATGAAAAATCGCATGCTGCTTTTGAAGAAGCGAAAAAACTGATTCCAGGCGGCGTCAATTCACCTGTCCGCGCGTTTCGGGCGGTTGGCGGCGACCCCATTTTTATCGACCGGGGCGAAGCAAGCCGCGTATACGATATTGACGGCAATGCGTATATCGACTACGTGTTGTCCTGGGGGCCGCTGATTTTGGGGCACGCTCATCCGGAAGTCACGGAAGCGATCATCGATTTTACCAAAAAAGGGACTTCCTTCGGCGCACCTACCCTGTTGGAAACGGAAATAGCGCGTTTGGTGACGGAGATCGTTCCCTCCGTGGAAGTGGTGCGGATGGTCAATTCCGGAACGGAAGCGACAATGAGCGCCCTTCGGCTGGCACGCAGCTACACGAAACGCAACAAAATCGTCAAGTTTGAAGGATGTTATCACGGTCATGCGGATAGTCTGCTGATCAAAGCGGGATCAGGTGTTGCCACTCTGGGACTGCCCGATTCGCCCGGCGTACCGGAGTCGGTGGCGGCGCAAACGTTGACGGTTCCTTATAACGACATCGAGTCTTTGCAACTCGCCTTTGAAAAATTCGGCGAACAGATTGCCGGTGTCATCATTGAACCGATCGCTGGCAATATGGGGTGTATTTTGCCAAAACCAGGTTATTTGCAAGCTGTTCGGGAGATTACGGCACAATACGGGGCTCTGCTGATTTTTGATGAAGTGATGACCGGGTTTCGGGCGGCTTATGGCGGTGCACAGTCGCTCTATGGAATCACACCCGATTTGACGACTTTGGGAAAAGTGATAGGCGGCGGTTTGCCAGTGGGCGCTTACGGCGGAAAACGGGAAATTATGGAAATGGTGGCCCCGGCAGGACCGATGTACCAAGCAGGCACGTTGTCGGGAAATCCGCTTGCGATGATCGCGGGTTATACAACCTTGAAACTGTTGGGCCGGCCTGGCGTGTACGAGGAATTGGCAGCCAAGTCAAAACGCCTTACCGACGGATTGGCCGAAGTTACACGCGAACGGGGAATCCCGTCATATGCCGTTTATGCGGGAGGCATGTGGGGCTGCTTCTTTAATCAGCAGGCAGTTGTGGATTACGAGACGGCGAAGCGTTCTGATTTAGAGCGGTATGCCGCTTTTTTCCGGGGAATGTTGCAGCGCGGTGTGTATCTTGCCCCATCGCAACTGGAGGCCGGGTTTATGTCTCTGGCCCACTCCTATGCGGATATCGATCATACGGTGGAAATGGCGAGACAAGTATTGGCCGATATGTAA